From a single Bufo bufo chromosome 9, aBufBuf1.1, whole genome shotgun sequence genomic region:
- the SOX10 gene encoding transcription factor SOX-10, translating into MSDDQSLSEVEMSPVGSEDPSLTPEPLASHAHSGPDEDEDGKVKKEHDSEDERFPVCIREAVSQVLSGYDWTLVPMPVRVNGSNKSKPHVKRPMNAFMVWAQAARRKLADQYPHLHNAELSKTLGKLWRLLNENDKRPFIEEAERLRMQHKKDHPDYKYQPRRRKNGKPTTGEGDGSSENEGGAASIQAHYKNSHLDHRHGSPMSDGNSEHSTGQSHGPPTPPTTPKTELQGGKSDGKRDGSRSLADGGKPHIDFGNVDIGEISHDVMSNMEPFDVNEFDQYLPPNGHAAHPSHIGGYTSSYGLSGALAAGPSAWALAKQHAPNVADSKAQVKTENSSTSHYTEQPSTSQLTYTSLGLPHYGSAFPSISRPQFDYSDHQPTSSYYSHSSQASGLYSAFSYMGPPQRPLYTAISEPPTVAPSHSPTHWEQPVYTTLSRP; encoded by the exons ATGAGTGACGATCAGAGCCTCTCAGAAGTTGAGATGAGCCCAGTTGGGTCTGAAGATCCTTCTCTAACACCTGAGCCTCTTGCATCTCATGCCCATTCTGGTCCAGATGAAGATGAAGATGGAAAGGTGAAGAAAGAGCATGATTCAGAGGATGAAAGGTTTCCTGTCTGCATTCGTGAAGCTGTCTCCCAAGTCTTGAGTGGTTATGACTGGACATTAGTTCCTATGCCAGTGAGGGTCAATGGTAGCAATAAGTCTAAACCACATGTGAAACGACCCATGAATGCTTTTATGGTATGGGCACAAGCTGCCCGCCGTAAGTTGGCTGATCAGTATCCACACCTACATAATGCAGAGCTGAGCAAAACACTTGGCAAGCTTTGGAG ATTATTGAATGAAAACGATAAAAGACCTTTCATCGAAGAAGCTGAGAGactgcggatgcagcataagaaaGACCACCCAGATTATAAATATCAGCCTCGTAGAAGAAAAAATGGGAAGCCCACCACTGGAGAGGGAGATGGTTCCTCTGAAAATGAAGGAGGTGCTGCATCCATACAGGCCCACTACAAAAACTCACATCTGGACCATAGACATGGCTCCCCTATGTCTGATGGGAACTCAGAACATTCCACAG GACAAAGTCATGGTCCTCCCACCCCACCAACAACACCCAAAACTGAACTTCAAGGTGGAAAGTCTGATGGAAAGAGAGATGGATCTCGTTCTCTTGCAGATGGAGGGAAACCACACATTGATTTTGGCAACGTTGATATTGGGGAAATAAGCCATGATGTTATGTCCAATATGGAGCCATTTGATGTCAATGAGTTTGACCAGTATCTTCCACCTAATGGTCATGCAGCACACCCCAGTCATATTGGGGGTTACACATCCAGCTATGGTCTCAGTGGAGCCTTAGCTGCTGGCCCCTCTGCTTGGGCTCTGGCAAAGCAACATGCTCCCAATGTGGCAGACTCAAAAGCTCAGGTGAAGACGGAAAACTCAAGTACCAGCCACTATACAGAACAACCGTCCACTTCACAGCTGACCTACACCTCACTGGGGCTGCCACACTACGGTTCAGCCTTCCCTTCCATCTCAAGACCACAGTTCGACTACTCAGACCACCAACCAACAAGTTCTTATTACAGCCATTCTAGTCAGGCATCTGGGCTGTACTCGGCGTTCTCCTACATGGGCCCTCCACAGCGTCCTCTTTATACTGCAATTTCTGAACCACCTACTGTGGCTCCTTCACATAGCCCAACACATTGGGAACAGCCTGTCTACACCACCCTGTCAAGACCATGA